Below is a window of Brassica napus cultivar Da-Ae chromosome A5, Da-Ae, whole genome shotgun sequence DNA.
catcttgaatagatCAGACATagatggtaagactcccgtcttctcatactacaaaaaacaattaaattaaattaaatattaaaattaaaattaattaaggaatttaaaataaatattagaaacAAACTTACGGATTCCAGCGTGAGACTTTTGTCCAGTTCTGTGAACCATGGGCAAATAACCATCTTTGTCCTTCGTTCCTTGGGAAGCGGAGCACGAGTTCGCCTTACGGGTAGAAGAGGGTAGCTTCCAAAAGGCGATAAGATCATCCCATACATCCTTCGTAAGCTCGGTGGGCTTTCCTTCATAACCctgatctcccacttgtccttccaatcggagacagTGTTGCAAAGGCGGATCTTTTCCTTTGCAATGAATTCCCTCTTCACCCTCTTGGTGATTCCCAAGGACCAGTGCCACCTTtgctgaaacaaacaaaattttaaaagaattaaaataaataattaattagatataaatatttaatcaacactattaaaagagaaggagTCTTCAAAAAATCTACATATGAAAGTTGTTTAAACCCTTTCATttaactcattttttttttgtcttaccttaaatttagactaacaataatttattcaatttctttatttattcaaatatcactcctaaatcttaatcattactattactatatttaccttttttgacttttaatcataaaagcatagaacaaagaacaagaaggcggatagcttagctaGAAGCGCTAGGAAGGAAACGTCTTTtgtagttcacatggatcaatatctcccaatgtggttcacagagtcaatatgagtctgtaaaattgatgacaaaaaaaatcataaaagcattgaaactaatgttttatattatcacttttatcatataatatatgatttaaagtaAGAGAACTTACAcgacatatatgtgtacattcgAACTTCCTCTTTCCTTTATAATAAcgtaatcatatcatatataaaattttctactaaaatctcattttatatactaaactttcaaccgtctatagtttgatagatatttccatatttaaaaatgagttttctaaaaatatttcatgaaccatgtttttgtacaataacattaaaaatctatatcaaaaggttgttggatCCTATATGGACGTAATGGAGCCACATAtattcgggtatttaggatcctAATAAAATtcgaaatatctaaaaaatctgaaaaatatctgaaacacgaaaagtacttgaaactccaaacaaaatcccaaataaaattcaaatacctaaaaattcaaaatatatcacTCAACTGAAAATACgcaaaattttatccaaatacccaaaaaaaatttttaatttgaaaatttacctgaaatcaaaaactataatcgtaaaccaaaaacctaaaaaaaatatccataatgctggaaacatattcaaaatatccaaatatacctaataaacacaacatatttatgatcgggtCTAGGGTATGACCTGGACTCAAACAAAAACCTGCGGGTCCAAAAAAATCTGCAATAGGTTATCTTCTCTGGacctgaactaaacctatattttcgggtcggtttggttttttttttatccggatataattctcatgCCTAAAAGAAATTTAcgtaaaagtgtacatataGAATAtcaaataaacttaaaaattatattttcaatataataagactttgtataataatataatccaaaaaaCCCGCGCTTAGTCTATTCTATTAATTCTGCAGCATGACCATTTGATATTTGTTTGGTCCAATTATTTATAACCCACtttcttaaaaatttaactgccataacatgtatatatattataacctcCTCTTCCCTTGGTATTTTATAACCTcccaatgaaaaagaaaaaaaacctcCTCTTCCATTTACTTCCTATAATTTCGGGATGCATTACTTTGAGTGGAAAAAGTATTCGACTACAATCATTGACAGCAACCAATTCATCTATTAGATACTTTGATTTTCCCATGCCTGATACCATTCTGTATATACGTTATCAATAACAATTAATAGCATTTATAATCATAGtatcaataactatgtttacaaataaataaataattataccaGCTTTAAATATCGGAAGGcttgaataaaaatatcaaataatttggataattttaaatttatggataaaaatatttgggtaattttgttaataaatattatttttagtatatttaaatatttagaaattaagtataattaatatttgtgggtatataattttattttaaaattttggatacttATTTTTAGCGGTTTGGTTCCGGttcaattcaattttttggttCCAGAGATATATGATTCACTTGATTATTTATGAATTAGGTTTacatttggttttagtttttttggttcTAGATAAATGTGTATAAACCTATACAATATCTTATATAGAAATTAGGGGTGGCCGTTCGAGTACTCATTCCGATTTGGTTAGGATCTAATTCAGATTTTAGGTTTTAGGAGTTTAATATTTTAGCctttttcagatatttttaaattttagttctGGTTCgaataacccatttaaattattttaaaaatcttaaagtTCATATACTAAATAATACTGATAACTAAATTGTATATTGATATGTTTGTTGCTTCCTACGAGCAAAACACATACCTATTTCATTTAACTGCTTTTTACATTTAACTGATTTTATGAATGTGGAACGGgtgatattcttttttttttgttcaactacGAACGAGGTGATATTCATTTTAagctatttataaaaaatataccaaaaaaacaaaacaaacaatataccTGCACTTTGTAGCGCaggtcaagatctagttagatgtttaaaaaacaaaattagcgcaaaatatttaaaccaattcaTCTTAACGTGGTATGGAGTCTTGCTCCAATTCGGGTAGGCTCCGTCGTAGTAGCCCTTGATTATCTCCGACACGCTCCGAACGGTTGTTGGCTCCAAACCTGAAAAGATAACCtaatttttagagaaaaaaaatttaaaatttaatgtactAAAAAATAACAAGTTACCAATAAGTTCCGGGTGGTCTATCGAGATCCAGAACATCCAAGCCCTCTCGTCCAGGCTGGGCGAGCAAATCTCTACTGTATATCTCGAGTATGGAGCACATGGAGGCACACACAAATCTGGATGAACTGCACCTGCTGGGACAGGCTGAGGTGCAGcggctggaggaggaggaggtggaggcatatgAGGTCCAAGAAACTCTCTGGGATGTCTGAGAGCCCGGAACTGCCTCCGAAGATGATGGACCAGAAGAAGATGTCCCAATACCATCATGAAACATCTGCGAGTAAGTAGGTGTTGCTAGCTTTCTTCTAGGACCcatctaaattttataaaaagttacAGTTAGTTTTATCAATaacaacataattaaaaaatattattccgatacttaactaatcacctaaactaattatttatactaaccacttaaactaattacctaTACTAACCACTTAGGCTAATTACCTATACTAACcacccaaaactaaacaatgtttaaaaaaaaattagagagagggagaggttACCTTAAGAGGAGTGGAGAGGgatttgggaggaatgaacaAGATATGCTCGTTCTGAGGCGTCgcctatatataagaaaaggcattcctcgtaaagtcgtcgtaaagttacgacgaaattaccaggTCCCggtttttcatttacgacgaaattatcaggtccgcgttttttcatttacgacaaATTTATCAGGCCCGTATTTTTAAGgctacgacgaatttacgtggaccatgtttacgacgaatttacgttgACCaggttacgacgaatttaccaggcccgtgttttttgtttacgacgactttacgagtcttaaccctaaaccctgaaaccagaaaacctaaaccccaaagttaCTTATCTTATAacatcatctcttcttctttacatcttcttcctctttatccaacttaaaccctaaactccaaattaaaattttttttttaaaacatattatgtaaACACAACTTTTTGATACACATACATTAAAAtgtgaaaatgaaaaagaaaaaaaaaacaacatttgttacatagattacatcattctgaatcgttttcgttctcatcaagaTCAGTTTAAATGATCATCGTCGCTTCCATCGAGCTCGTCTTCATGTGCTTCATCTGTCACATCTTCGGGAAGATCTTCATATTGTTGGTTTTCCGGATCGATAGAAGGATTTCATTAAGTTGTTGATCAGGTAcatcaacttcattgatagcgtcttcttcttgcaaatgTGGTTTTTTTCCAGCAACAattcgtccacgaggtgtaatttttataacagctaaccagtttatcccagAACTGCGAAggcgagggtatggaaggaagctaacttgcttgGCTTGAGAAGCTAGGATGAAAGGCTCGAacttgttgtatcttctcccagaattgacatccacaacaccaaatttgttaacCCGAACACCTCGGCTCATAACAgagtcgaaccattcacatttgaagaggacgcattttagctttaATAAACTCAGAAATTCGATTTCAAAAATCTTCTGCAGGATCCCATAAAAGTTTATTtcgcctttcacacatattctgTAGTTACttgttgcccgatgtctcccatactcgtatgtgtaaAAGGTAAAACCTCGTGTTagatacataggtgatgtggtgacctttgctaATGGACCTTGGATCAAATCGTGTTAACCATATGGGGTAATATGGATTGTCATAATCAACCTACAAAAAGCATCACCATTAAAATTATCTTATAGCATCAATGCTaaaatgagatatatatatatatatatatatatacttgtgATTTTAACCGCTTGACAAAGTGATTATCTTTCCGTGCGTCAACCTCAGTTGAGGATATTCCTGGTggtgcttcttcaacttgagatacaaacatgctgcaaataaAATGAATGCATTAGAgcatatataattaacatttttcatataattaacattcacaagaATATTTACCTCTCAAAGGAACGGATtattgcatcctcgcagttgagcaaaatataagtgtgggcactatgcttATTTTCttcacatgacaatcatgactcttcattcctgagaacttttgacctcgttcaacacatcttgacataTTAGAAACATAACCATTAGggaacttaacttctgatgcaacccagtcaaacaaagttgttttggcttctgatgacaaccgaaAAATAGGAACATGAACGTtgccattgctcttgatatgtaacttaCTTCTTGAGCAGATATctggtaagtccatccttgaattcttgttatcttttgtcttcccagggacgttcaGTATTGTATTCATTATGTTGTCGAAAaagttcttctctatatgcatcacatccaGGTTGTGACAtaaaagaagatccttccagTAAGgcagctcccaaaatatactcttcttatgtcAATTGTGCGCTACACCATACCCATCATgtatatttccaggaacatgccagtTTCCTCCACACTTAACTGTTttctgagctccgtaataatcaatgtccgcttcgatctgttggccggtgagatatggaggagaaCTGTCTCTGACAACTCTTTTGTAtctaaacaatgtcttatttcttctgtacggatgagAAATGAggagaaagcgacgatgacaatcaaaccaacaactcttcctaccactcttcagttgaaaagcatcaaTCGATCCAAGAAAAtgtggacaagataatctttcATGTGTTGTCCaaccagacaacatcccataagcaggaaagtcacttatcgtccacagcagaactgctcgcatcgtaaaattgtttttcaacgAACAATCATACGCCCTCAGCCCGTCTGACCACAACTCATTTAGCTCTTGTATCaatggttgaagaaaaacatctaacGACTGTTTTGGATGCTTCCCCTAGGGATTAATATGGTTAAGAATAGAAATTCTTATTCCATGCACATTTTCCGGCTACagattgtacggcgtaagaatgactgaccacaaagaatattgtctcccagtcattccgaatggactaaatccatcggtgtataacccaagatagacattccaaATATTTCTACTGAAATCTgggtgtaccttgttgaaatgtttccgcGCTCTTGCATCTTATGGATGACCGACCTCACCATCCCTCTGGACATGTttggcatgccacctcatcgatgcagcagtcttctcagattgatataaccTTTTCAacctgtctgtaattggtaggtaccacatcctttggtacggtaccatATTCTTCCCACGTcattgcggtttgaatcgtggtttcttgcagaatcgacactcttctagcttctcatcatctttccagtagatcatgcagttgtcgatgcaaatatctatcatctccgaaggtaaCCTAAgaatataaaccaatttctgaatctcataataagattcagcagacacattgtcttctggcaaatactctttaaacaactctgtccatgcatccatgcaattttcaggtaaattatgattcgtcttaatattcatcatcctaactgCTAGAGataatttagagagaccttttctacaaccagtgtagattggttgatttgcagcatctagcatttcataaaaccttttgcatccaaattaagTTCTTCTACATTTTCAGTTCCATCaactattgttgtagttgtttctaaaaatgcaacAGTAATCAtgtcttgaaccctatcatgatctaccatctacTCTTCTTGATggtaattatattcattatgcaaatgattcggttttTCATTATTACCCGCATCCCCAAAagtattattactactactagcttcatttccacCATAACCCTCTCCgtgttgataccaaatataaTATTGTGGTGTAAATCCCCGGTTTACTAAAtacttccatacagtttcactacatgtaaattttgaattcttacaTTTctgacaaggacagaacatcgtACCACTTTCCTACGTGAGCTGTGTAGATCCCGCTTGGTACATGAACGTCTCTATTGCGCTCAGAAATGCATTTGTCACTCTCCCTTCTGAATCTTTATGAGAATATATCCAACTCTGTAACTCGTAAATATTACCGCCATCcgccattttttaaaaaaaatatttgggaatttTTGTGGGGGAATTttgtttttagaatttttgtggacaacatcaggaaaatactggaaagagcatctctttttgaagagagccacatctgtcttccagaacatgccacttccttcacattcacaagactggcaccagaactctacaccaaagaagaaatcgatgaaatggtgtttggtatttgtggagctcaggagaaactgggagaggagctcagaACACTGGTAGATGAAACACACCAGCCTTTGGATaaaggctacaatgagcttttcagatgtatggcagaaatgaggacagaaattgaaagtttacgtcagcaacttgagaaggaagctacgacctcagcatcgatcgacgcaccacgtacaacatcgatcgacgtcagtcttcctacagctaAGATCCTtgcagaaccgcaatgttcaacacaacacagggatgaatgggaagtctcatacatcgacacgaggataaacgacgtttactgtcctctcaacaacaacgtggactggctaagcactaaaatcgagctactacagcaagatctggacaccattcgcaagaaggacaaacatccagccacatcgatcgacatgtgcaccttcacatcgctcgacgccaaagtctcagcaatgaatgagaggctgaggacttatGAGGATATGCATTGCCgttttatatcaccagtcatgacatatttaaacaaattgtctagtcaattacttgatgcccaaaaggatattgagaacattactaatcaaagttttttgcagGTAAAATCAGCATCGATCAACAGGCTAAGAGGACcctggatcgatggcaagaaacctgtggagttacttccttacacagtAGCAAaagttgacaagatcacatccaagatctacactgctctagacaccatggaggaacgacttgacaaacgctgcgatgacatatactttccattcgacaacaaaatcagtggactagacaaccacgcagaatggctacataaagaagtcaaagccattcagaggcaactcgcagctcaacaccagatatcagcatcgatcgacaggacaaaagcgaaatcgatcgacggcaaCTCACCGAGATCGACGAACaaacacataatcgcatcgatcgacgccgagtttATACCAatcggcgagcagctgatacacaagacagtaaagtcaatgcaaaaggaactggcagatctttcagcatacgcctatgacaacataggctggcaccaggtcagcattgacaacattcaagaaaggctacagaacatctccaatgtacttgggaagatggatgacaaatggacaagaaatgatgaggtcacaagaagtttcattgcatcttggttcagaatgcgcagagatgacgtggatgtttgctttccaacaagcagctgcttctccacccaatagccaatcactaccacagtcaagctaaatgactataaccaagcgctgagtgggaggcaacccactgttaGGTATTTTACTtaggttttattagctagcatttgatttctttcgtttttatctctttcagatttaggagaaccaagtaggaggacttgaatatcgaccgacgacgagacgtcgacatcgttcGACAAAGGCAACCACACGGCGATCGATGTAACACATACCCATCGATCCATAttaatccggtcagatgtatcttacctacttgttacatttcgtacatcatacacttttcatcataactccggctaagttacactgggacagtgtaatttaagtctggagggagatttactgatataatttattttattcttacgtaaaaaggaatttcaaataaattatgcttagctatcgaaaatagggactataatcttatattgataTCAAAcaaatctttagcaccattttagatttactgattgcaggtAGCACTAAAGATGTtaaagcagatcaacctatcaactacacacttgccttgaaccgtatgaagtaaccaaagctgatttccaacactaaacctgacataaccgcttgtcttggggcttggtatacatgggatcgaaTTCTTCAGataggtctggaaggtaacgcctggtttagattatttattacattttctctctctagatttcgaccctagattagttatagagtatatataaaaaaaatagcaataaaaaaataataataaaaaaaatagtaagtaagatctattgtttaattaggatgagtctgaacaggacttggtggctaaaaccattaaggcttaattcataaagactcaaataaaagagttcgaaacgggacttggaggcggcaatcttcaaggctcgctttcgcaaagaactcttagatataggtcaaaaagaagtgaacagaacttggtggcaaccaccattaatttttgattcatggaagcctgtccaatcttggttactgatcctgcaatggaagcagactttgactcaagagagaaatttagagagagaaaaactaggaactaacttttacctgcagctccagatacctgtctgaaatccttgcatcctgtgatcgatactcccaaggtaaagcattcactttatatttatgctaagaaatgaaatcagtagaggaGATGTCAGAcatgaattgatgagttgtgttatgttagaaatggttggtaagataggatattgcatagtgtgcttttatgattaggactttttaaatgtggttgcaaaattgttgaggaaagatttctatgtgtttaaaatcttaagttcccaaatacttttaaacttctttcagagagactgtctgtatgttttgcttgaggacaagcaaaagggtaagtctgggggagttgatataccttggatttgacccatttttatccatggtatattattattttactatatatatatctatgttttctactcttctaggtatgttttcaggttcaggagcATTTCGGAGAAaaagacatttcacccgagctgaccacttagaggtcgacgagaggaagaataatcgatcgatgcgcatcagtgctgacgatcgatatcaggaaatgcctcgacagatgaagattaatatcgatcgatgtacacaagtaccatcgatcgatgtcgagacaccagacgtgacattttggattcagcagacttaaaagaccaaggccaagccaaattaccaaaatgccctgacgagtttttaacatagtagaatatatactgcctaagtgtttgacggcagggagagcttttcttttctagacctagttttgttacaagtttcatttggagagaagatcacttgtgattggaactccttgtttcattttcttatcatATATTCTATGAgttctatttatctattgatatgaattgatttgctatgtctgagtagttcaactgttagatccatggttcagataggtttgtgggattagccccaaactatagatctgccttgttgtgatattcatgatagatttgtattcattgattgttttaaaatttaaaaatgtttttgaagctatttaaaaaaaaaattttaaattcttttaatatataaaaatataactatatattcaaaatgataaaacaatataaaaacaattatatattcaaaaatttaaaagtatataaaatataataaattatagttttagacataaaatttagattaaagtgcaatatatattttgtaaatataactatttatttttctagttttttatcacatggattttgaaaatcatatggatacatatgatattttgaaagttgagtCTTATGAGTAAAAATTGATAGAATTCATCTCtaaataacactagatttagtttttttttgtcaccaacatacacagactcatatagactccacaaaccaaactggtagctctgcatccatatgaacgTCAAACGACGATTGTTTTCTTGCGTTGCGAGACTGTCCGCCATTGAATTATACGCTCGTGGTATATTAATTATCTCTGAGCTATTGAAACTTGTCTTCAGGAGCTTTATGttttccaaataacttgcaaatattagccattcttctggttccaaaactatcttcaccaattgagaacaatccattGTAAAAGTAACGTAAAACTATCTTAGTTTCCTCATACATTTTATTGCCCAAATAAGAGCCTCTATCTCCGACGAGTGAAGTGGCGACTGACTCGCTCTTATATTCCACACTCCCATTAAGCCATCATAACCTTCCAGTGTTCTATACCACCCTTGTCCTGAATAAATTTCCTGATTTTTTCATGATCCATCTGTAAAACCCCATCTAACTGGGATAGACGGTACAATTGCTGCTACTTGTAATCAAGTTTGATCGATTCCATGTACAAGTGAAGtctgtgcctcagcccaaagtaaGGACTTCGTTTCCGCTAGTCTGCGAGTATCTCTAAgatcaatatccaaattactaaaaactttattgttTCTTCCTTTCCATATGTACCATAAAATCCAAGAAACTTGATGATCTTCTAATTCTGGAGAAACCctccaaaataaatgatccatattTACAAACAATGATTCCGTGGGAAATATGTTTGGGTTCGATGAAATTCTTGAGAGTGCCCAAACCTGAACCGCTGGTTGGCattaaaaaaacatgatttatgGATTCATCGGTTGCTCCACATCGTGCACAGATTGGATCTTCTTATAATCCTCTTTCTCTTAAATTTTTCTTAACCTACATCCTGATACCATTTccataaaaaaatgtttcatcaCAGATGGACAGCGTACCTTCCAGCAGTGAGCCTTCAGTGGAGTTACCGAAGGACCTTACTCTGGTAGCATTTTGTCTCTATCCAGGTACACTCATTCTACTTggtatccagatttaaccgtgtatctCCCATTAATAGTAAAATACCATCCATCTCGATCTGCTGTCTGAATTTGAATGGTatactttcaattatttttgcaTCTTGAGGATCCACCAGAGTCCGAATGACCTGTAAATTCCATGATCTTGAAGTTTCATTGATGAGCGAAGCAACTGTAAGGTCTAGATAAAGATTATGttaatttttgtttgctggtctcgggcgataacactagatttagttaaaattagataatcaataataactaaactttttgaataacaagagattttaatggattttaatttttttttaaaccaataacaatgaattctattaagattttt
It encodes the following:
- the LOC125608605 gene encoding uncharacterized protein LOC125608605, translating into MVLGHLLLVHHLRRQFRALRHPREFLGPHMPPPPPPPAAAPQPVPAGAVHPDLCVPPCAPYSRYTVEICSPSLDERAWMFWISIDHPELIGLEPTTVRSVSEIIKGYYDGAYPNWSKTPYHQRWHWSLGITKRVKREFIAKEKIRLCNTVSDWKDKWEIRVMKESPPSLRRMYGMILSPFGSYPLLPVRRTRAPLPKERRTKMVICPWFTELDKSLTLESTGVLPSMSDLFKMTHVTSDGIFVDPVSEKLFNALASQVEEWETQLAQQSPDGLPVKLTTEKVDMIFEEVAPRKKGWIVGIGSVNKVAKETSSYASRRDEENSQMRVRMDSQHDRLDSFEDILDVMAVGNPTLQRALNER